The nucleotide sequence aaaaaaacaaataaatgtacttgtttttgcaagtaaaaaaaaaaaagtattctcTATTTATTTTTGCAGTCAACATTAAAATATATTAAAGAAATTGTGCGTCATATTGTATACGTCACAGAGATGATATCGGACAATTAGTAAATGACCATAATAAGAAGGTTTTAATACAATTAACAGTATTAATGTATGTCTGAATGCACATAGTACAGGCTAACACTAGAGTGTCAGGTAGAGTGAGAAAACAAACACAAGCTGTGAATAGGAACAAGTTAACGTGTGTTTTAAGTAGTGCTTGTTGTTTGAGTAGTTGGGGTCGGCAGGTCttcctagtggttagaacgtttgTAACCGAAAAATTGCTGGATTGAATTGAATCCCCGACCTGACAACGTAAAAATCTGTCTTtatgcccctgaacgaggcagtttaacccaccataagtatttgttcttaactatcttgtctagttaaataaaggttaaataaaggataaataaaagaGTGTGTATAGAACAGTTCCTCATGATATGTTATGCTTCAAGGGCTATATTCATTCAATATACTTATATTATTTACTTCTACCGCTATTTCCTCTTTAAAATGTTGATGGTCTCAAATCAATACAAAATTATACTCCAGTTCTCATCAATTCATCTTCCATCTCCTCACTTAACAAGAGTCCCGATGGTtcttgaagaaaaaaaaatctagacttttttttttttttttttttaaatcagtatGTGTGACGAACAAGAATCCTGCCATCTCCCTGGTGTGATGCAGTGGACTGAGAGGGCTCCTGAGCgacacagcagtctaaggcacggCATCTCAGTACTCGAGgagtcactgcagtccctggttcaatttcaggctgtatcacaactggctgtgattgggagtcgcaTTGGGTGGTGCacaaattggcccagcgtcgtccgggtttggacgtggtagggccgtcattgtaaataagaatttgttcttaactgacttgcctggttaaattcaAAACACCCTGTTGAACTGTCTGTTTGCTCCCTCCCACAATGAcaacagtatactacagtctgcaaaaacacgacagtaaatactacaaactgcaaaaacactacattaattactatagtatatactacagtattcATACATTAGTTAACTGTGaagactacagtatactacagcaAATATTACAGTATACTACAGCAAATATTACAGTATACTACAGCAAATACTAAAGTATACTACAGCAAATACTaaagtatactacagtatacactgTAGTGTTTCCTCAAAAGTCCGTAAAAACACTGAAGTGAATACTacaatatttatactgtagtataattcTTGTGGGGAGTGGTGGTCATTAAGCGTGTGCAGGGATGGACATTATGCTAGCCCAGTAGCCGAAGGCTAGTATTTTCAGACCAAGCTAGTAAAACAATCCTTAAATTtcatcccagagagagagagagagagagagaatgacatttTGATCAGTTGACATTTGTATCAGAAGAATGATAGTGATGGTGGAGCTGTTGCAGTCCGATGAGTaaatccattcatccatccactaacacataATGCCACTTCTGTCCCCTGGAAAGATAAGTGTTTTTCAGCTACTTTGGCTTCAAGTAATTCATGAACCCGAAAAGTTTGTTGAAGATAGCAGAACGGTAACAGCTGACTTTTGGTAGTCTCATTGGGACAAAACGACAGcccacctattcacacacacacagtatatgagTGGCAATATCTGTACTACTAGATGACTGTGTCTGTACTACTAGATGGCTGTGCTGCGATAGTTTGGGTCGGTGGACACACTGGAACCGTCTGGCTTGATCACAGTGGTCTTGGAGGAGTTCTGCTGCGAGCTCCTCAACCCCTTCCTGTGACAGAGACGCTCGCGGTAGTTCTGAGCGAAGATGAGCAGCATCAGAGGGTTGATGCAGCTGTGGGAGTAACTCAGACAGATCGTGATGTTGTAGACATACACAAAGGTGTTGGTTGGCCTGTTGTTGCTCAAGTTAATCACCTGGATCACGTGATATGGGCTCCAGCACACCAGGAAGAGAGCAATGACCATCACCACGGTCTTGGTGGCGCGCTTCGCCCAGACAGACTGTTTACGCTTGACTCGGCGGATGGATCTGAAGACGTGGTAGAGGGTGAGGGAGTAGAAGGTGGAGATGATGATGAGAGGGAAAATGAAGCCCAGGATGGACTGGTAGAGAGTGTACCAGTACATGTCCTCAGGCCCGTCCAGAAACATCATGCATATCTCCAGGTCGCTCTTCCTCACCACCATGGCGTAGATCATGACGGGCACGGTCAGCAGGAAGCTGCCGACCCACACCAGGATGTTGATAATGATGGTCCACTGGATGGTCCGCTTCTCTGAGGTGGGGTGGACGATGGCAATGTATCTATAAACAAAGAGACACATCAGTTAGGGACCAGGGGTTAGGTTATGTACCTGGGTTGTGCCCCAATTGCACCCcgctccctatatagtgtatgaattttgaccagagcccattcctgtcacagtgcactactttgaccaaaaGTAAtgtactacagtgccttgcaaaagtattcattccccttTGCGGTTTTCCTATTTtcttgcattacaacctgtaatttaaattgatttttatttggatttcatattaatagaccaataaaccaaaatagtccaaattggtgaagtgaaatgcaaAAATTTACTTgcttaaattttttttttttaaatggaaaagtgatgagtgcatatgtattcacccactctgctatgaagcccctaaataagatctggtgcaaccaattaccttcagaagtcatgTAATTAGTTAGATtgtacacaggtggactttatttaagtgtcacatgatctcagtatctCAGCAAGCAAGGTGCACCATGAAgcccaaggagctctccaaacaggtcagggacaaagtttttgggttataaaaaaatatcagaaactttgaacatcccacggagccccattaaatccattattaaaaaatagaaaaaaatatgGCACCAAAATAATCCTGCCAACCGGCCGCCCATCAAatctcacggaccaggcaaggagggtattaatcagaggcaacaaagagaccaaagataaccctgaagtagctgcaaagctccacagtggagattggagtatctgtccataggaccactttaagccacacactccacagagctgggctttacggaagagtggccagaaaaaaagccattgcttaaagaaaaaaataagcaaaaacgtttggtgttcaccaaaaggcacgtgggagacgccccaaatatatggaagaaggtactctggtcagatgagactaatattgagctttttggtcatcaaggaatatgctatgtctggcgcaaaacCAACACCTCTCAccacccgagaacaccatccccacagtgaagcatggtgatggcagcatgaaacctgtttcagtcttcgaGAGATttaagactgggacggaggttcaccttccagcaggagaatgaccctaagcatgctgCAAAAGTTACACTTGAGTGGTTTATAGGGAAACATTTACAGTCATACAAAACATAAATTTCTGAGCACCCCCCAGACGTATGGTAGGGTCTAGTTACTGCAGACAGTAAAGGACAATATTGAGGTTGGTTGGAGAGGACAGGTGAGTGTACACTATGACCATCTAGCATGTTCGAGACACGTCAGGGACACTGCCTCTTGACACACTGTCCGCTTAACCTGGAAGTCACCCGCACCAATATGTCAGAGGTAACACTGTACGCCCGAAGGCAGCGTTCATATACCCGGCCGCCACAAGGAATCGCAAGAGTGTGATGGAACAAGGACATCACAGCCGACCAAAACCTCCCCTAATCCGGGCgacactgggacaattgtgcaccacctCATGGTTCTCCCggtcagtgccttagaccgctacgccACGCGGGAGGTCACACTTATTCTAAGGTTAGGAAAGCATTACTGCATTCAGGCTGTGTAGAAAACAGATGATTGATTTCAGggatttgactgtgttgtaaaaaagatactgtagatgtactCGAGTTCATGTCTATGTGCAGACAGATGTACATATTATGGGTGGTCATGTGTTTtggcgcgcgtgtgtgtgcgcgtttatGCACAATGTGATACTGAGTGAGATTTCATTTGGTATTTGCCATAGTGTTCATTGTGATGTTCCATTCTTAGTACGACGTGTCTGCGATGTCTGAACGTGTAACGACAGAACGGAGATTTGGAATCAGTCAAAGCAAGTCATAGTGCTGCCGCTCCATGAACGTGAAAGTCTAGAGGCgaagggatggagacagagagacagtgtctCCCAAAATAGCACAAATATCTCTACACCGATCTTTCAGGAGACTCCAACGTGAGGAGtttgtctttttgttttcttcAGTAACAACCATCACTTTTTACCCAGTCCAGAGTCTAGTCCAGACAGAGGCATGTGAATGTCATGTGAATACACAGACAGGAGAAACACCATAAATAAATTGTACTTGTCATCCCAAGAAAAGCGAACGGTAATTAGTTAACCTGGAATAGAAGGATTTTGTGTTTGAATACCGCCTATTCATGCAGTTTGTTTTTCTCTTCTTCCTGAGAGCAATCGGGACTCTAATCATGATGTTACATTAAATAAATCTAATAATGTCATGACTGAATCAGTAAGGTAAGAGCATTGGCTTCGTTCTAAAAGTATTTATTCTATATATAGCGAATTTTTCAACAGAGTCCTATACTGCCCTATCAAGCAAAAAAAAATAAGTAGTCACTGCTCATTTGGTCGAAAATGTGTTAATATCATTTTTTTTGCTACAATCAATACATGCTTAATCACGTGGACAAGTATCCCGCctctattgtattgtgttcaggagaaaatgggggtcatgtgTAGCAGTAACTACATAAAGTTACTGTGAAAACCAAGGTAAATAAAAGCCATTTTTCTCAATTCCACGCTATGAGCAGATActgcctttttttaaatgtttcttgGCAGGGCAGTAtatgccctggtcaacagtagtgtactattaagggaatagggtgccatttggaatgcaccaCATGACACTGGCATATGCCCAAGGTCATGGGGTTCAATTCCTTCCAGGATCACATACACATACTA is from Oncorhynchus masou masou isolate Uvic2021 chromosome 32, UVic_Omas_1.1, whole genome shotgun sequence and encodes:
- the LOC135527144 gene encoding melanin-concentrating hormone receptor 2-like produces the protein MIMNRSDIFCNYKEVSNFTNNSSCVNTTQSSPSFIDLATFMHIFPSIYGILCTIGVIANGLVIYAVATCKKKMVSDIYVLNLAVADMLFLLVMPFNIHQLVRDRQWVFGNFMCKAVVVVDVSNQFTTVGIVTVLCIDRYIAIVHPTSEKRTIQWTIIINILVWVGSFLLTVPVMIYAMVVRKSDLEICMMFLDGPEDMYWYTLYQSILGFIFPLIIISTFYSLTLYHVFRSIRRVKRKQSVWAKRATKTVVMVIALFLVCWSPYHVIQVINLSNNRPTNTFVYVYNITICLSYSHSCINPLMLLIFAQNYRERLCHRKGLRSSQQNSSKTTVIKPDGSSVSTDPNYRSTAI